Proteins from one Streptomyces genisteinicus genomic window:
- a CDS encoding CoA-acylating methylmalonate-semialdehyde dehydrogenase, with translation MTKTVNHWIGGTTVEGASGNWGPVTDPATGAETTRVALASAAEVDAAVSAAKQAYATWGTSSLAQRTAVLFRYRALLDAHRDDIAALITAEHGKVHSDALGEVARGLEIVELACGITTQLKGELSTQVSQRVDVAAIRQPLGVVAGITPFNFPAMVPMWMFPLAVACGNTFVLKPSEKDPSAANLLAELATQAGLPDGVLNVVHGDKVAVDALLEHPDVAAVSFVGSTPIARYIHTTASANGKRVQALGGAKNHMLVLPDADLDAAADAAVSAAYGSAGERCMAISAVVAVGSVGDELVRKIRERAEKIVVGPGNDPSSEMGPLITRAHRDKVASYVTGAAAQGADVVLDGTGHTVAGYEDGHWIGLSLLDRVSTDSDAYRDEIFGPVLCVLRAETYEEGVALINASPFGNGTAIFTRDGGAARRFQLEIEAGMVGVNVPIPVPVGYHSFGGWKDSLFGDHHIYGNDGVHFYTRGKVVTTRWPDPADAPAGVDLGFPRNH, from the coding sequence ATGACGAAGACCGTCAACCACTGGATCGGTGGCACGACCGTCGAAGGCGCGTCCGGCAACTGGGGCCCGGTCACCGACCCGGCCACGGGCGCCGAGACCACGCGCGTCGCGCTCGCCTCGGCGGCGGAGGTCGACGCGGCCGTGTCGGCGGCGAAGCAGGCGTACGCGACCTGGGGCACCTCGTCCCTCGCCCAGCGGACCGCGGTCCTCTTCCGCTACCGCGCGCTGCTCGACGCCCACCGTGACGACATCGCGGCCCTCATCACCGCCGAGCACGGCAAGGTCCACTCGGACGCCCTCGGCGAGGTGGCCCGCGGCCTGGAGATCGTCGAGCTGGCGTGCGGCATCACCACGCAGCTGAAGGGCGAGCTGTCCACCCAGGTCTCGCAGCGGGTCGACGTGGCCGCCATCCGGCAGCCGCTCGGCGTGGTCGCCGGCATCACGCCGTTCAACTTCCCCGCCATGGTGCCGATGTGGATGTTCCCGCTGGCCGTGGCCTGCGGCAACACCTTCGTGCTCAAGCCGAGCGAGAAGGATCCGTCGGCCGCCAACCTGCTCGCCGAACTGGCCACGCAGGCAGGGCTGCCCGACGGTGTGCTGAACGTCGTCCACGGCGACAAGGTCGCCGTGGACGCCCTGCTGGAGCACCCCGACGTCGCCGCCGTCTCCTTCGTCGGGTCCACCCCGATCGCCCGGTACATCCACACCACCGCCTCCGCCAACGGCAAGCGGGTCCAGGCACTCGGCGGCGCCAAGAACCACATGCTGGTCCTGCCCGACGCCGACCTGGACGCGGCCGCGGACGCCGCGGTGTCCGCGGCCTACGGCTCGGCGGGCGAGCGCTGCATGGCCATCTCGGCGGTCGTCGCGGTCGGCTCCGTCGGCGACGAGCTGGTCCGGAAGATCCGCGAGCGCGCCGAGAAGATCGTCGTCGGCCCCGGAAACGACCCCTCCTCCGAGATGGGCCCGCTGATCACCCGGGCGCACCGCGACAAGGTCGCCTCCTACGTGACGGGCGCCGCCGCGCAGGGCGCAGACGTCGTCCTCGACGGCACGGGCCACACCGTGGCGGGCTACGAGGACGGCCACTGGATCGGACTCTCCCTCCTCGACAGGGTCTCCACCGACTCCGACGCCTACCGCGACGAGATCTTCGGCCCGGTCCTGTGCGTGCTGCGCGCCGAGACGTACGAGGAGGGCGTGGCGCTGATCAACGCCTCGCCGTTCGGCAACGGCACGGCGATCTTCACGCGGGACGGCGGCGCGGCCCGCCGCTTCCAGCTGGAGATCGAGGCGGGCATGGTCGGCGTCAACGTGCCCATCCCGGTGCCGGTGGGCTATCACTCCTTCGGCGGCTGGAAGGACTCGCTCTTCGGCGACCACCACATCTACGGCAACGACGGCGTGCACTTCTACACCCGGGGCAAGGTCGTCACGACCCGCTGGCCCGACCCGGCGGACGCCCCCGCCGGAGTGGACCTGGGCTTCCCGCGCAACCACTGA
- the iolD gene encoding 3D-(3,5/4)-trihydroxycyclohexane-1,2-dione acylhydrolase (decyclizing) produces the protein MSPARRLTTAQALVRFLTAQYTERDGERHRLIAATWGIFGHGNVAGIGQALLESADGMPFVQGRSEQAMVHAAVGYARQSRRLSAHAVTTSIGPGATNLVTGAALATVNHLPVLLLPGDVFATRPADPVLQQLEVPYAGDVSVNDALRPVSRFFDRVTRPEALIPAALQAMRVLTDPAQTGAVTLALPQDVQAEAYDWPEEFFAERVWRITAPPPDPEALADAVRAVRAARRPLLVAGGGVHHSGAEAALAAFAEATGVPVASTQAGKGSLPHDHPADVGGIGHTGTATADALARTADLVIGVGTRFTDFTTASGTLFQDPGVRFLNINVAGFDAHKLSALPLVADARAALAALTEGLAGHRVDPAHEAAYRAEKTAWEQRVTAAFAAPDPGLPPTQAQVLGLLDALVTGDDILINAAGSLPGDLHKLWRARSADQYHVEYGYSCMGYEIPAAIGVAMAAPGRPVWALVGDGTYLMNPTEIVTAVQEGVPFRLVVLQNHGYASIGGLSEAVGGERFGTAYRQRTGPGRAFDGAPLPVDLAANAASLGMRVIRAATIGDLREALAEAREATVPTCVYTETAMPDTVSGPPGAQAWWDVPVAETAARPAAVTAREEYDRHAAARRRHL, from the coding sequence ATGAGTCCGGCACGACGCCTCACCACCGCCCAGGCCCTGGTGCGCTTCCTGACCGCCCAGTACACCGAGCGGGACGGCGAACGGCACCGGCTCATCGCCGCCACCTGGGGCATCTTCGGCCACGGCAACGTCGCCGGCATCGGCCAGGCGCTGCTGGAGTCCGCGGACGGGATGCCGTTCGTCCAGGGCCGCAGCGAACAGGCCATGGTGCACGCGGCCGTCGGGTACGCCCGCCAGTCCCGCAGGCTGTCCGCCCACGCCGTCACCACCTCCATCGGCCCGGGCGCCACCAACCTCGTCACCGGCGCCGCCCTCGCCACCGTCAACCACCTGCCCGTACTCCTGCTGCCCGGGGACGTGTTCGCCACCCGGCCCGCCGACCCCGTCCTCCAGCAGCTGGAGGTGCCGTACGCGGGCGACGTCTCGGTCAACGACGCGCTGCGTCCCGTCTCCCGCTTCTTCGACCGCGTCACCCGTCCCGAGGCGCTGATCCCCGCCGCCCTCCAGGCGATGCGGGTGCTCACCGACCCGGCGCAGACCGGGGCCGTGACGCTCGCGCTGCCGCAGGACGTGCAGGCCGAGGCGTACGACTGGCCCGAGGAGTTCTTCGCCGAGCGGGTGTGGCGGATCACCGCACCGCCCCCCGACCCGGAGGCGCTGGCCGACGCGGTGCGCGCGGTGCGCGCGGCCCGCAGGCCGCTGCTCGTGGCGGGCGGCGGAGTGCACCACAGCGGGGCGGAGGCCGCCCTGGCGGCGTTCGCGGAGGCCACCGGGGTGCCCGTCGCCTCCACCCAGGCCGGCAAGGGCTCCCTGCCCCACGACCATCCGGCCGACGTGGGCGGCATCGGACACACCGGCACCGCCACCGCCGACGCCCTCGCCCGCACCGCCGACCTGGTGATCGGCGTCGGCACCCGCTTCACCGACTTCACCACCGCCTCCGGCACCCTCTTCCAGGACCCCGGCGTCCGCTTCCTCAACATCAACGTCGCCGGCTTCGACGCCCACAAGCTCTCCGCCCTTCCCCTCGTCGCCGACGCCCGGGCGGCCCTCGCCGCCCTCACCGAGGGGCTCGCCGGGCACCGGGTCGACCCCGCCCACGAGGCCGCGTACCGCGCGGAGAAGACGGCGTGGGAGCAGCGGGTCACCGCGGCGTTCGCCGCGCCCGACCCCGGCCTGCCGCCGACCCAGGCGCAGGTCCTCGGCCTCCTCGACGCACTGGTCACCGGGGACGACATCCTGATCAACGCCGCCGGTTCGCTCCCCGGCGACCTCCACAAGCTGTGGCGCGCCCGCTCGGCCGACCAGTACCACGTCGAGTACGGCTACTCCTGCATGGGCTACGAGATCCCGGCGGCGATCGGCGTGGCGATGGCCGCTCCCGGACGCCCGGTGTGGGCCCTGGTCGGCGACGGCACCTACCTGATGAACCCGACCGAGATCGTCACCGCCGTCCAGGAGGGCGTCCCGTTCCGCCTGGTCGTCCTCCAGAACCACGGCTACGCCTCCATCGGCGGGCTCTCCGAGGCGGTCGGCGGCGAGCGCTTCGGCACCGCCTACCGGCAGCGCACCGGCCCCGGGCGGGCCTTCGACGGCGCGCCGCTGCCCGTCGACCTGGCGGCCAACGCGGCCTCCCTCGGCATGCGGGTGATCCGCGCCGCGACCATCGGTGACCTGCGGGAAGCCCTGGCCGAGGCCAGGGAGGCGACCGTGCCCACATGTGTCTACACGGAGACCGCAATGCCCGACACTGTGTCGGGCCCGCCCGGGGCGCAGGCATGGTGGGATGTTCCGGTGGCCGAGACCGCGGCCCGCCCGGCGGCGGTCACGGCGCGCGAGGAGTACGACCGGCACGCCGCCGCCCGGCGACGCCATCTCTGA